Proteins from a single region of Rhodospirillales bacterium:
- a CDS encoding entericidin A/B family lipoprotein, with protein MKVLLTLVTLAVVPLVLSGCNTVEGMGKDIERAGESIQKL; from the coding sequence ATGAAAGTTTTATTAACCTTGGTAACGTTGGCGGTTGTCCCGTTGGTTTTAAGCGGTTGTAATACCGTTGAAGGTATGGGCAAAGATATAGAAAGAGCCGGAGAATCTATCCAAAAACTCTAG
- the secB gene encoding protein-export chaperone SecB produces MSDQDAKDQSGAQTPGGMPINILAQYVRDVSFENPLAPDSLRAGQTNPEMDINIGMDARKLPDETIDNLYEVVINLRAAALREEEPVFIMELQYGVTVALNDIPDDNHHPVLLIEIPRLAFPFIRQIVSELTVQGGYPPLNLNPVDFQALYMERFKDEIREAQEAANGKGKPAQKNAEKKEKEKN; encoded by the coding sequence ATGAGTGATCAAGACGCTAAAGACCAATCTGGCGCGCAAACCCCGGGTGGAATGCCGATTAATATTCTGGCGCAATATGTGCGTGATGTGTCCTTTGAAAACCCACTGGCGCCGGATTCTTTGCGCGCCGGGCAGACGAATCCGGAAATGGATATTAATATCGGAATGGATGCACGCAAGCTGCCGGATGAAACGATAGATAATCTTTATGAGGTTGTTATAAATTTGCGCGCCGCTGCATTGCGTGAAGAAGAACCTGTTTTTATTATGGAGCTGCAATATGGCGTCACGGTCGCCCTTAACGACATTCCGGACGACAATCATCATCCAGTTCTTCTTATTGAAATTCCGCGTTTGGCTTTCCCATTTATACGTCAAATTGTCAGCGAACTGACAGTGCAAGGCGGATATCCGCCACTAAACCTCAACCCGGTTGATTTTCAGGCACTTTATATGGAGCGCTTTAAAGACGAAATTAGAGAGGCGCAAGAAGCGGCAAATGGTAAGGGCAAGCCTGCCCAAAAGAACGCTGAGAAAAAAGAAAAGGAGAAAAACTGA
- the hemJ gene encoding protoporphyrinogen oxidase HemJ → MQDFLLQHYEWVRALHIISVIAWMAGMLYLPRLFVYHTAVVAGSEMSETFKVMERRLLKVIINPAMIVSWLFGLSMLYANPGMLEGQGWMHAKLLFVVLMSAVHGMLAKDVKRFAHDENTKSSKYYRILNEVPTVLMIGIVIFAVVQPF, encoded by the coding sequence ATGCAGGATTTTTTACTTCAACATTATGAATGGGTGCGCGCACTGCATATTATCAGTGTGATTGCCTGGATGGCTGGGATGCTCTATTTGCCGCGTTTGTTTGTTTATCACACAGCGGTGGTAGCGGGTTCTGAGATGTCTGAGACATTTAAGGTGATGGAACGGCGTTTGTTGAAAGTCATTATTAATCCGGCGATGATTGTGAGTTGGCTGTTTGGTCTTTCGATGCTTTACGCCAATCCGGGGATGCTGGAAGGGCAAGGCTGGATGCATGCGAAATTGTTGTTTGTGGTGTTGATGTCGGCGGTTCATGGTATGCTTGCCAAGGATGTGAAGCGTTTTGCGCATGACGAAAACACCAAGAGCAGTAAATATTATCGCATTCTTAATGAAGTTCCGACGGTGCTCATGATTGGGATTGTGATCTTTGCTGTGGTGCAGCCTTTTTAA
- a CDS encoding DotI/IcmL family type IV secretion protein: MPKALIFIFSLIIISFPFTTWAQEKIPDEDVKTWTQKAAASVMTFGFHNYDKKLIENRKFFTLEGYQNFMIALSRSKTIENVHKNQSIINAKVMCFPRITKQEKESWTLMFPFSKTYSNSAGDDAFYSNAEMTVKYDENVENDMHLGIVQWVETTLSKEEAEKCDPEEQKKAKIGQLQREIEWFEEQIEKNRKKIEKIKLEQKP, translated from the coding sequence ATGCCAAAAGCGCTTATTTTTATCTTTTCTCTCATTATTATCTCTTTCCCCTTTACAACGTGGGCACAAGAAAAAATTCCTGATGAGGATGTTAAAACATGGACTCAAAAAGCTGCCGCATCAGTAATGACATTTGGATTTCATAACTATGATAAAAAACTCATCGAAAATAGGAAGTTTTTCACTCTTGAGGGATACCAAAACTTCATGATCGCGCTATCTCGTTCTAAGACAATAGAAAATGTTCATAAAAATCAGTCCATAATAAATGCAAAAGTTATGTGTTTTCCTAGAATCACAAAACAGGAAAAGGAGTCATGGACCCTGATGTTTCCTTTTTCTAAAACTTACAGCAATAGTGCAGGAGATGACGCATTTTATTCTAACGCAGAGATGACAGTAAAATACGATGAAAATGTAGAAAATGATATGCACTTAGGGATAGTGCAGTGGGTTGAAACCACACTCAGCAAAGAAGAAGCAGAAAAATGTGATCCTGAAGAACAAAAGAAAGCAAAAATTGGACAACTGCAACGCGAGATAGAATGGTTTGAAGAACAAATTGAAAAAAACCGTAAAAAAATTGAAAAAATTAAACTTGAACAAAAGCCTTAA
- a CDS encoding uroporphyrinogen decarboxylase: MIADQVLKTNKPFLDALNGFSHERPPFWFMRQAGRYLPEYRELRAQKGGFLEMAFDPVAACEITMQPLRRFGMDAAILFSDILTVPMALGQSLEFVANEGPKLGELSIGALNYAQFSRLDPVYETLGNVKTALAAEGFNNTALIGFAGAPWTVATYMVEGGSSKDFLRTKLMSYQEPEKFSALIDLLVEATATYLINQITAGAEAVQIFDSWAGALDAQSFERWCIKPTQQIVEMVRAHHPHVPIIGFPKGAGYNYLSYAQDAGVSALGLDPHVPSDWAKCALQMLCSLQGNLDPAVLMAGGDAMVMAVEKILADLSSGPFVFNLGHGIHKDTPVEHVEQLVKLIRGEF; encoded by the coding sequence ATGATTGCTGATCAGGTTTTGAAAACAAATAAGCCGTTTTTGGATGCATTGAATGGGTTTTCGCATGAACGGCCGCCATTTTGGTTTATGCGGCAAGCGGGTCGATATTTGCCTGAGTATCGAGAGCTTCGTGCGCAGAAGGGTGGATTTCTCGAAATGGCATTTGATCCGGTCGCCGCATGTGAAATTACGATGCAGCCTTTGCGGCGTTTTGGGATGGACGCGGCGATTTTGTTTTCGGATATTTTGACGGTGCCGATGGCGTTGGGGCAGAGTTTGGAATTTGTTGCCAATGAGGGCCCGAAGCTTGGGGAGCTGAGTATTGGGGCGCTCAATTATGCGCAATTTTCACGGCTTGATCCGGTTTATGAAACGCTTGGCAATGTGAAAACAGCGCTGGCAGCGGAAGGGTTTAACAATACCGCGTTGATTGGTTTTGCCGGGGCGCCTTGGACTGTGGCAACTTACATGGTTGAAGGCGGTTCATCGAAAGATTTTCTTAGAACTAAGTTGATGAGCTATCAGGAGCCGGAAAAGTTTTCTGCGCTGATTGATTTGTTGGTGGAAGCTACGGCAACGTATTTGATTAATCAGATAACGGCTGGCGCTGAGGCTGTACAGATTTTTGATAGTTGGGCTGGCGCTCTGGATGCGCAGAGTTTTGAACGCTGGTGTATTAAGCCAACGCAACAGATTGTTGAGATGGTGCGCGCGCATCATCCGCATGTGCCGATTATCGGTTTTCCAAAAGGGGCCGGGTATAATTATTTATCTTATGCGCAGGATGCTGGCGTAAGTGCATTGGGGCTTGATCCGCATGTGCCGAGTGATTGGGCGAAGTGCGCTTTGCAAATGTTATGTTCGTTACAGGGAAATCTTGATCCGGCCGTGTTGATGGCCGGGGGAGATGCTATGGTGATGGCTGTAGAGAAGATATTGGCGGATTTGTCTTCGGGTCCGTTTGTATTTAATCTTGGGCATGGCATTCACAAAGATACACCGGTTGAACATGTTGAGCAGTTGGTGAAGTTGATCAGGGGAGAATTTTAG
- a CDS encoding kinase/pyrophosphorylase, with amino-acid sequence MSNQEQEPLKQFYIHLVSDATGTTLLGLARACLAQFEHVEPVQKFWPLVRSERQLERVIARIKETPGPVIFTFVDHKMRHRLQDFCEELGVPCVAVLDPIIRSLSSYLGEHAKGVPGLQHAMDDAYYKRVEAVDYAMRHDDGKTLKGLSKADVILVGVSRTSKTPTSVFLARRGIKVANIPLVPGVEVPDAKLSFEKPMYVGLTASPQRLMHLRRTRLHAKEQDAPPHIKDNAYLDEEAIEEEIRKARRLYSKKGWPVIDVTKRSIEETSAEIMALLQSRRDKLAKEGNE; translated from the coding sequence ATGAGTAATCAAGAGCAAGAACCGCTAAAGCAATTTTATATCCATCTGGTTTCTGATGCGACCGGAACCACCTTGTTGGGACTGGCGCGCGCATGTCTGGCGCAGTTTGAACATGTTGAGCCGGTGCAAAAATTCTGGCCCTTGGTGCGCTCTGAACGTCAATTAGAACGAGTCATTGCTCGTATTAAGGAAACGCCAGGTCCGGTTATTTTCACCTTTGTAGACCATAAAATGCGTCACCGTCTGCAGGATTTTTGCGAAGAACTTGGCGTTCCATGTGTTGCGGTGCTTGATCCCATCATTCGTAGCCTTTCTTCTTACCTAGGCGAGCATGCCAAGGGCGTACCGGGCCTACAACACGCAATGGATGATGCGTATTACAAACGCGTTGAGGCTGTCGATTATGCGATGCGTCACGATGATGGTAAAACGCTCAAGGGTCTGTCAAAAGCCGATGTTATTCTGGTCGGTGTATCGCGCACATCCAAAACGCCGACGTCCGTATTTCTTGCCCGGCGCGGCATTAAAGTTGCAAACATCCCCCTTGTACCCGGTGTTGAAGTGCCCGATGCGAAACTCTCGTTTGAAAAACCAATGTATGTTGGCCTCACTGCTTCGCCCCAGCGCCTCATGCATCTGCGCCGCACCCGCCTACATGCAAAAGAACAGGATGCTCCACCCCATATCAAAGATAATGCCTATCTTGATGAGGAAGCTATTGAGGAAGAAATCCGTAAAGCCCGCAGACTTTACAGCAAAAAAGGCTGGCCCGTCATTGACGTGACTAAACGTTCAATTGAAGAAACTTCCGCCGAGATTATGGCTCTGCTGCAATCACGGCGTGATAAGCTTGCTAAAGAGGGTAATGAATGA
- a CDS encoding FxsA family protein, whose product MPFIIIFVLIPFIELATFASVSEHIGIWTTLALAFLTAILGGLLVKYQGLNTILSMRKAIDQGKMPLDEIFDGFCLVAAGALLITPGFVTDAIGFALLVPPVRAALRYFIRTRTSWAVSGSTAEYETRQYRPHDGDIIEGDYERMDENEDQDRDEIKRL is encoded by the coding sequence ATGCCGTTTATTATTATTTTTGTGCTGATTCCGTTCATAGAGCTTGCGACCTTTGCCAGCGTCAGTGAGCATATAGGAATATGGACGACGTTAGCTCTGGCGTTTTTGACCGCAATACTCGGTGGATTGCTGGTTAAATATCAGGGTTTGAATACAATTCTTTCAATGCGCAAAGCAATAGATCAGGGCAAAATGCCTCTGGATGAAATTTTTGACGGCTTTTGTCTGGTCGCGGCAGGCGCTTTGCTGATTACGCCGGGTTTTGTAACTGACGCAATCGGGTTTGCACTGCTGGTGCCGCCTGTGCGGGCGGCGCTGCGTTACTTTATTCGCACGCGTACAAGCTGGGCTGTTTCAGGCAGCACAGCCGAATATGAAACGCGCCAGTATCGCCCGCACGATGGTGACATCATTGAAGGCGATTATGAGCGAATGGATGAAAATGAAGACCAAGACCGGGATGAAATTAAGCGCCTGTGA
- a CDS encoding shikimate dehydrogenase — MSEMIKAGVIGHPVSHSKSPLIHNYWIKTYGLNGSYEAIDAAPENLKSEIRRLTDEGYQGFNVTVPHKEAILELCDKVDLGAQNIGAVNTVVIQNGALRGMNTDGFGFLHNIWDANPKFYFEEKTAVILGAGGATRAIVSALIGEYIGQIILLNRTRARAETIREEMGCMSDLIVVEDWDHRVELLARADLLINTTSLGMQGQPPLDLDLKALPSHALVNDIVYAPLQTDLLRSAQERGNPTVTGIGMLIHQARPAFKEWFGLLPDVTDELKKLVLE, encoded by the coding sequence ATGAGCGAAATGATCAAAGCCGGCGTGATCGGTCATCCGGTCAGCCATTCCAAATCTCCTCTCATCCATAATTACTGGATTAAGACTTATGGTCTTAATGGCAGCTACGAGGCAATTGACGCTGCGCCGGAAAATCTTAAAAGTGAAATTCGGCGTTTAACCGATGAAGGCTATCAAGGGTTTAACGTCACCGTGCCGCATAAAGAAGCTATATTGGAATTGTGCGACAAGGTTGATCTGGGAGCGCAAAACATCGGCGCAGTCAATACGGTTGTTATCCAAAATGGCGCATTGCGCGGCATGAATACCGATGGCTTTGGTTTCTTGCACAATATATGGGACGCCAATCCCAAATTCTATTTTGAAGAAAAAACAGCCGTTATTCTAGGTGCAGGCGGAGCAACGCGCGCAATCGTCAGCGCATTAATAGGTGAATATATTGGTCAGATTATCCTGCTTAATCGTACCCGTGCGCGCGCTGAAACCATCCGCGAAGAAATGGGATGTATGAGCGATTTGATTGTCGTTGAAGATTGGGATCATCGCGTCGAACTTTTGGCCAGAGCCGATTTACTGATCAATACTACGTCATTAGGCATGCAAGGCCAGCCGCCGCTGGATTTGGATTTAAAAGCATTGCCTTCTCACGCGCTGGTCAATGATATTGTCTATGCGCCGTTGCAAACAGACCTTTTACGATCAGCGCAAGAGCGCGGTAATCCGACTGTAACGGGTATCGGCATGCTCATCCATCAAGCTCGCCCGGCCTTTAAGGAATGGTTCGGCCTCTTGCCTGACGTGACAGATGAATTGAAGAAGTTGGTGTTAGAATGA
- the maf gene encoding septum formation protein Maf produces the protein MTLILASQSKARQDMLHAAGLDFEISSADLDENAIMIAARQDGKNPDEIAELLATEKARSVSAQTPGTLVIGSDQVLECEGQMLSKAANQNEAREKLKSLRGKTHCLISAVSVVQNEKILWKTVQSAELTMHDFDDNFLQQYMECAGEALTRSVGAYELESLGAQLFDKIEGDYFTILGMPLLPLLKYLRENQGIGL, from the coding sequence ATGACTCTGATCCTCGCTTCACAAAGTAAAGCGCGCCAGGATATGCTGCATGCTGCCGGACTGGATTTCGAAATCAGCTCTGCAGATCTTGATGAAAATGCGATCATGATTGCCGCGCGCCAGGATGGTAAAAACCCTGATGAAATTGCAGAGCTTCTCGCCACAGAAAAAGCCCGCAGCGTGAGTGCGCAAACCCCCGGCACACTGGTCATTGGTTCAGATCAGGTTTTAGAATGTGAAGGCCAAATGCTTTCCAAAGCTGCTAATCAGAATGAGGCCCGCGAAAAACTCAAATCCCTGCGTGGTAAAACTCACTGCTTAATTTCCGCCGTGAGCGTTGTTCAAAATGAAAAAATTCTCTGGAAAACCGTGCAGAGTGCGGAATTAACAATGCATGATTTTGACGATAATTTTCTGCAACAATATATGGAATGCGCAGGAGAAGCATTAACCCGGTCCGTAGGCGCTTACGAACTTGAATCATTGGGCGCGCAGCTTTTCGATAAAATCGAGGGCGATTATTTCACCATTTTAGGAATGCCACTTTTGCCGCTTTTAAAATATCTACGCGAAAACCAGGGTATAGGATTATGA
- the dnaQ gene encoding DNA polymerase III subunit epsilon yields MKEIVLDTETTGMDPQNGDRIIEIGCVELMNHIPTGNTLQFYINPERDIPAEATAVHGITNEFVADKPVFSQVYSEFMSFIDGGKLVIHNAEFDMKFINWELGQVGHKAIGWGHVIDTLAIARKKFPGSPANLDALCRRFGIDNTERTYHGALLDSELLAEVYLELLGGRQHGLGLASEKAKTEKSQQQTMLAKKSIRKARPHTPSAEELEAHKEFLEKLKDPLWKKVS; encoded by the coding sequence ATGAAAGAAATCGTACTCGACACCGAAACCACGGGCATGGACCCGCAAAATGGCGATCGCATCATTGAGATCGGCTGCGTCGAGCTGATGAATCATATTCCAACAGGTAATACGCTCCAGTTCTATATTAATCCTGAGCGCGATATTCCTGCCGAGGCCACAGCTGTCCATGGCATTACCAATGAGTTTGTCGCTGACAAACCCGTTTTCAGCCAGGTCTATAGCGAATTTATGAGCTTCATAGACGGTGGCAAACTGGTCATCCACAATGCCGAATTCGATATGAAATTCATCAATTGGGAGCTGGGGCAGGTTGGCCATAAAGCCATCGGCTGGGGTCATGTTATCGATACGCTAGCCATAGCACGTAAAAAATTCCCTGGTTCACCTGCAAATCTGGATGCACTGTGCCGGCGTTTTGGCATTGATAACACCGAGCGTACCTACCACGGGGCGCTCTTAGACTCGGAACTTTTGGCGGAAGTGTATCTCGAACTACTCGGCGGACGCCAGCACGGGCTAGGGCTTGCTTCTGAAAAAGCAAAAACCGAAAAATCTCAGCAACAAACCATGCTGGCAAAAAAATCAATACGCAAAGCACGGCCACATACGCCGAGCGCTGAAGAATTGGAGGCGCATAAAGAATTTTTGGAAAAACTCAAAGATCCGCTTTGGAAAAAAGTAAGCTAA
- a CDS encoding murein transglycosylase A has translation MGNTPYFSNTVGVFFASSLCFLLVACVGPVEKIVPEPNLKPASYTDLPGWGDDNFKTLIPAFTKSCERILKADPAKSFGTLKEAGTYGDWRPACYEFIALDTDDFERVQSFFETRFTPYQILSDNEETGLFTGYYEASLKGSRVRGGPYQTPLYQRPEDLVMVQLGDFREDLKGRRIAGRVVDGNLKPYEARPQIVNGNWPHNDKVLVWVDNPVDAFFVQIQGSGVVELAEGGTMRIGYAGQNGHVYYAVGRELIKRGALTKENVSMQSIRQWLESSPAQADEIMNTNASYVFFKQIDGAGPVGGEGVVLTAGRSLAVDHSLLSYGLPLWADIEAPVPGAGKLQRLLIAQDTGGAIRGPVRGDVFWGYGDMAETLAGPMKSQGRYWALLPN, from the coding sequence ATCGGTAATACACCGTATTTTTCTAATACGGTTGGCGTGTTCTTTGCATCTTCCCTATGCTTTTTGCTAGTAGCATGTGTGGGTCCTGTTGAAAAAATAGTACCAGAGCCTAATCTCAAACCTGCCAGCTATACTGATTTGCCGGGCTGGGGCGACGACAATTTTAAAACACTAATCCCGGCCTTCACCAAATCCTGTGAGCGCATTCTCAAAGCCGATCCTGCCAAATCGTTTGGCACTTTAAAAGAGGCTGGAACTTATGGCGATTGGCGACCAGCGTGTTATGAATTTATAGCTTTAGACACGGACGATTTCGAGCGCGTTCAAAGCTTTTTTGAAACTCGTTTTACGCCCTATCAGATCCTATCTGATAACGAAGAAACAGGGCTGTTTACAGGTTACTATGAAGCCTCTCTTAAAGGCTCACGCGTACGCGGTGGCCCATACCAAACACCGCTTTACCAGCGCCCCGAAGATCTGGTCATGGTCCAACTCGGTGATTTTCGCGAAGATCTCAAAGGTCGCCGGATCGCAGGACGTGTTGTCGATGGCAATCTGAAACCCTACGAAGCACGCCCTCAAATCGTAAACGGCAATTGGCCCCATAACGATAAAGTACTGGTCTGGGTCGATAACCCGGTTGATGCGTTCTTCGTACAAATTCAAGGCTCGGGTGTTGTAGAATTGGCCGAAGGCGGAACCATGCGTATCGGGTATGCCGGACAAAACGGCCATGTTTATTATGCCGTTGGCCGCGAGCTGATTAAACGCGGCGCATTAACCAAAGAAAATGTTTCTATGCAATCCATCCGCCAGTGGCTGGAATCCAGTCCAGCCCAAGCTGATGAGATCATGAATACCAACGCCTCTTACGTATTTTTTAAACAGATCGATGGCGCCGGGCCGGTAGGCGGCGAAGGCGTCGTGTTGACCGCTGGCCGTTCGCTGGCCGTAGACCACTCATTATTATCCTATGGCTTGCCGCTTTGGGCCGATATTGAGGCCCCCGTGCCCGGCGCGGGCAAGCTCCAGCGTTTGTTAATCGCGCAAGATACCGGCGGCGCTATCCGGGGCCCTGTACGCGGCGATGTTTTCTGGGGCTATGGCGACATGGCCGAAACCCTGGCCGGTCCGATGAAATCACAAGGGCGCTACTGGGCACTGCTGCCGAATTAA
- the coaE gene encoding dephospho-CoA kinase (Dephospho-CoA kinase (CoaE) performs the final step in coenzyme A biosynthesis.): MIVLGLTGSIGMGKSSAGAMLEYLGVPVHDADAEVHKLLHYGSEAWYAIAAAFPYFSYPQIYGRKHFWNPYKDTIRYLKREALGKIIFEKPDEREKLEAILHPLVRKAQNNFIRAQRGLGREIVALDVPLLFETGADMHCDYTINISAPAFIQEARVLARPGMNVEKFSAIVESQMPDGEKCARADFVVHSGLGRATMMRELKGVLAKIRAEQTPEEDEQGTAA; the protein is encoded by the coding sequence ATGATTGTCCTTGGCCTAACAGGTTCCATTGGAATGGGCAAATCCAGCGCTGGCGCGATGCTGGAATATCTCGGCGTACCGGTGCATGATGCTGACGCCGAAGTGCACAAACTTTTGCATTATGGGAGTGAAGCCTGGTACGCCATTGCTGCTGCCTTCCCGTATTTTTCATACCCACAGATTTACGGACGTAAGCATTTCTGGAATCCATATAAAGATACAATTCGATATTTAAAACGCGAAGCGCTGGGAAAAATCATATTTGAAAAACCGGATGAACGCGAAAAGCTTGAAGCCATTCTCCATCCGCTGGTGCGCAAAGCGCAAAATAATTTTATTCGTGCTCAACGGGGGTTAGGCCGCGAAATAGTCGCGCTGGATGTGCCGCTCCTGTTCGAAACCGGTGCTGATATGCATTGTGATTACACCATCAATATCTCTGCGCCCGCCTTTATTCAGGAAGCCCGCGTTCTAGCTCGCCCCGGCATGAATGTCGAAAAATTTTCTGCTATTGTCGAAAGCCAGATGCCGGACGGCGAAAAATGCGCCCGCGCTGATTTTGTTGTACATAGCGGACTGGGGCGCGCTACGATGATGCGGGAATTAAAGGGTGTTCTGGCTAAAATCAGAGCAGAGCAAACCCCCGAAGAGGATGAACAAGGCACCGCCGCATGA
- the hemH gene encoding ferrochelatase, whose protein sequence is MAEKIAVVLFNLGGPDSKNAIRPFLLNFFMDKNIISLPVPFRCLLATMIANRRSKREAGESYGELGDKSPLLDNTNAQAKALEKVLKADSRETKFKVFTCMRYWHPMAAQVVREVRDWGADKIILLPLYPQFSTTTTWSSLEQWNKALFEAGIEIPSAMVCCYHENAGFVSASAENIKACYDQALKDGHEAPRVLFSAHGLPEKIIKDGDPYQWQCEQSAKAIVKKLGIEGLDYQYCYQSRVGPQKWIGPSLGEALVKAAQDKRAVIVYPHAFTQEHVETLVELDVEYKEEAQKLGVSGYYRAQTVGTHPDFIEGLAGLVEEYLDKDGVAPEGFKCPCSEEFGKCCVKTRAVMVCSICKEAA, encoded by the coding sequence ATGGCTGAGAAAATCGCGGTTGTGTTGTTTAATCTCGGTGGACCGGATTCTAAAAACGCGATTCGTCCGTTTCTGTTAAATTTTTTCATGGATAAAAATATTATCAGTTTGCCTGTGCCGTTTCGTTGTTTGTTGGCGACGATGATTGCGAATCGGCGTTCCAAGCGCGAAGCTGGTGAAAGCTATGGTGAGCTTGGAGATAAATCGCCCTTGTTGGACAATACGAATGCGCAGGCCAAGGCATTGGAAAAAGTGCTGAAGGCAGATTCACGTGAAACAAAATTTAAGGTGTTTACATGTATGCGTTATTGGCATCCGATGGCTGCGCAAGTGGTGCGTGAGGTGCGTGATTGGGGTGCTGATAAAATTATCTTGTTGCCGCTTTATCCGCAATTTTCAACGACAACAACGTGGTCGTCGCTGGAGCAGTGGAATAAAGCGTTGTTTGAGGCGGGTATTGAAATTCCGAGTGCTATGGTGTGTTGTTATCACGAAAATGCCGGGTTTGTGAGTGCGTCGGCGGAAAATATCAAGGCGTGCTATGATCAGGCACTTAAAGACGGGCATGAGGCTCCACGGGTTTTGTTTTCTGCGCATGGCTTGCCGGAGAAAATTATTAAGGATGGTGATCCTTATCAATGGCAATGTGAGCAAAGCGCTAAGGCGATTGTGAAAAAGCTGGGCATTGAAGGTCTGGATTATCAATATTGTTATCAATCGCGTGTGGGACCGCAAAAATGGATCGGGCCGTCGTTGGGTGAGGCTTTGGTGAAAGCTGCGCAGGATAAAAGGGCTGTGATTGTGTATCCGCATGCTTTTACGCAGGAGCATGTTGAAACGCTGGTTGAGCTGGATGTGGAATATAAGGAAGAAGCTCAAAAGCTTGGTGTTTCCGGATATTACCGGGCGCAGACGGTAGGCACGCATCCGGATTTCATTGAAGGGCTTGCCGGGCTTGTGGAGGAGTATTTGGATAAGGATGGCGTTGCTCCTGAAGGGTTTAAATGTCCCTGTTCGGAAGAATTTGGAAAATGTTGCGTAAAAACGAGAGCGGTCATGGTTTGTTCGATATGTAAGGAGGCGGCTTAA
- a CDS encoding Tim44 domain-containing protein, with protein sequence MPADLIVYALVAAGLVFWLRSVLGTRHGEEREHPNPFLAGEQDDIKDQGLAAADRPAGMEENIIALTKEPRRNYGVDNKTAENGLIDISKADKSFDIDFFLEGSQDAFAMIVESFAEGDRDTLKNLLSPQVFEAFEGAITEREKRKETETTDIHAIRKAYVTQARLDGKMAYITVRFTAEETTVTRDENGEVIAGYPDKIVYMNDIWTFGRDIKSKDPSWLVYETRSDIEDDNDRIPDTH encoded by the coding sequence GTGCCCGCTGATTTGATTGTTTATGCCTTAGTAGCTGCCGGTCTTGTATTCTGGCTGCGTAGCGTTTTGGGAACGCGTCACGGTGAAGAACGTGAGCATCCAAACCCGTTTTTGGCTGGTGAGCAGGACGATATTAAGGATCAAGGCCTTGCCGCTGCAGATCGCCCTGCCGGAATGGAAGAAAATATTATCGCGCTAACGAAAGAGCCGCGCCGCAATTACGGCGTTGACAACAAGACGGCTGAAAATGGGTTGATCGACATTTCTAAAGCCGATAAAAGCTTCGACATTGATTTTTTCCTCGAAGGGTCGCAAGACGCTTTCGCAATGATTGTGGAATCTTTTGCAGAAGGAGACCGGGACACGCTCAAAAATCTTTTAAGCCCACAGGTTTTTGAGGCTTTTGAAGGTGCGATTACTGAACGTGAAAAGCGTAAAGAAACGGAAACCACTGATATTCATGCTATCCGAAAGGCCTATGTAACCCAGGCACGCCTTGACGGTAAAATGGCCTACATCACCGTGCGTTTTACAGCCGAAGAAACCACTGTAACGCGTGACGAAAACGGGGAAGTTATCGCAGGCTATCCTGACAAAATCGTTTACATGAACGATATCTGGACATTCGGTCGCGATATAAAATCCAAAGATCCAAGCTGGCTGGTCTATGAAACCCGCAGCGACATCGAAGACGATAACGACCGCATTCCCGATACGCATTAA